The Effusibacillus pohliae DSM 22757 genomic sequence TGTTGGTGCAAGTGACGGAGAACATCTCGGCTGCCGCGGCCGCTTTTCAAAAAGGGCTGGAATCCTACCATTCCGGCGAGCAGTTGTACGCAGTGATCAAACCGTTTGAAGACAACGGCGATGAGTTGACCCACCAGATCATCCGGGCGTTGAACGCCGCCTACATGACACCGATCGACCGGGAAGACATTCTGGCGCTCGCCACAACGCTGGATGATATTCTGGATGGTCTGGAAGCTGCTTCCAACCGGTTCGATATGTTTCACATCGAGGCGGTCGACAGCTTCATGCTCGATTTTGCGGCCAATATCGTGGAATGTTCCGTGCAGTTGGAGCAGGCCATGAAAGCGTTGAATAAAAAGAAAATGCTGGAGATCCGCCAATACACGGTGCGGTTGAACGAGTTGGAAAACGTCGGGGACAAGCTGATGCGGGACTCCGTCAAATCGCTGTTCGCCCGCACGACAGACCCCGTGGAAATTATCCGGCTCAAAGAAGTGTACGAGATGCTTGAAGGAGTGTCCGACAGTTGCGAGGACGTGGCGGACATCCTGGAATCGATCGTCATGACAAACGCGTAAGGAGGATTTTGTCATGACGCTGATCATCCTGATTGTGATACTGGCACTTGTATTTGATTTTATCAACGGGTTTCACGATACGGCCAACGCGATCGCCACATCCGTCTCGACAAAGGCTTTGCCACCCCGCATTGCGGTAATTTACGCGGCCGTGTTGAACTTTGTCGGAGCGCTTTTCTTCACCGGCGTGGCGAAATCGATCGGCGGCAAAATCGCCGATCCGTCGAAAATCGCAAACGGCGTGGAAATCGTGATCGCTACCCTGATCGCGGCGATCGCCTGGAACCTGATTACCTGGTACTATGGGATTCCTTCTTCTTCCTCGCACGCGCTGATCGGCTCCCTGACCGGAGCGGTGCTTGCGGGGGCCGGTTTGCACGGCGTGAACTGGGGAGGATTTTCGTCGATTTTGCAAGCTCTCGTGTTGTCGCCGATCCTGGCTTTTGCAGTCGGCTTTGTCATCATGAACGTTTTAAAGTTGATCGTGCAAAATCTGTCCCCGCACCGGATTAACAAATGGTTTCGGGTGCTACAGATTTTTGCCGCAGGCATGCAGTCGTTCTCGCATGGCGGCAACGACGCCCAGAAAGCGATGGGGATCATCGTGTTTGCCCTGGTCGCGGGCGGATTCCAGTCGACGCTGGATGTTCCGCTTTGGGTAAAAATCTTGGCGGCGCTGGCGATGGGACTCGGCACATCGGTCGGCGGCTGGCGGATTATCAAGACGGTCGGCTCGAAGATTATCCGTATGGAGCCGGTCAACGGATTTGCGGCTGACCTGACATCGTCCATCGTGATTCAAGGCGCGACCGCTTTGACGCTGCCGGTTTCGACCACGCACGTCGTATCCTCGGCGGTGATGGGTACGGGTGCGGCGAAACAATTCCGCGCGGTGAAATGGGAAGTGGCCGGGCGCATCGTTCTCACCTGGCTGATCACGATTCCGATTTGCGCCGTGCTGGCGGGCGTTTGTTACAAATTGATCGACATTTTCATGTAAGGGCGAAAACCTCTCATTCTGGAGGTGGAGCGGATGCCCCAGCGCGTCCTGGTGGTGGATGACGAACAATCGATCCAAAAATTGGTTGAGTACAATCTGCGGCAGGCAGGCTACGAGGTGTCGACGGCTGACAATGGCATGCAAGCCCTCGAACTGATCCGCGCCGACCGGCCGGATTTGGTGATTCTCGACCTGATGCTGCCGGGCCTCGGCGGAATGGAAGTATGCCAGCAGCTGCGCAAAGACGGAATTTCCATCCCGATCATCATGCTGACTGCAAGGGATGACGAAGTTGACCGGATTCTCGGGCTGGAGATGGGGGCGGACGATTATGTGACCAAACCGTTTTCGCCGCGGGAACTGGTGGCCCGGGTGAAAGCGGTGCTGCGCCGCTCCGCCGACGAGCCGGGCGGAGGCGACGGGATCATCCACTGCGGCGAGATCACGATCGATGCGAACAAGTATGAGGTAAGGCTGCGCGGCGAGCGCATCGATCTGACGCCCCGCGAATTTGAACTGCTGCATTATTTGGCGAAAAATATGGACCGTGTGCTGAGCCGCGATCATTTGCTGGATAAAGTGTGGGGATACGAATTTGTCGGCGATACCCGCATTGTGGACGTGCATATCTCGCACCTGCGGGAAAAGCTCGAGAAAGAACCGAAAAACCCGGAATACATCAAGACGGTGCGCGGCGTCGGGTATAAGCTGGTAGCGGGAGAGGCGTGACGTGAAAGGA encodes the following:
- a CDS encoding inorganic phosphate transporter — protein: MTLIILIVILALVFDFINGFHDTANAIATSVSTKALPPRIAVIYAAVLNFVGALFFTGVAKSIGGKIADPSKIANGVEIVIATLIAAIAWNLITWYYGIPSSSSHALIGSLTGAVLAGAGLHGVNWGGFSSILQALVLSPILAFAVGFVIMNVLKLIVQNLSPHRINKWFRVLQIFAAGMQSFSHGGNDAQKAMGIIVFALVAGGFQSTLDVPLWVKILAALAMGLGTSVGGWRIIKTVGSKIIRMEPVNGFAADLTSSIVIQGATALTLPVSTTHVVSSAVMGTGAAKQFRAVKWEVAGRIVLTWLITIPICAVLAGVCYKLIDIFM
- a CDS encoding response regulator transcription factor, which translates into the protein MPQRVLVVDDEQSIQKLVEYNLRQAGYEVSTADNGMQALELIRADRPDLVILDLMLPGLGGMEVCQQLRKDGISIPIIMLTARDDEVDRILGLEMGADDYVTKPFSPRELVARVKAVLRRSADEPGGGDGIIHCGEITIDANKYEVRLRGERIDLTPREFELLHYLAKNMDRVLSRDHLLDKVWGYEFVGDTRIVDVHISHLREKLEKEPKNPEYIKTVRGVGYKLVAGEA
- a CDS encoding DUF47 domain-containing protein, producing MFKKQNQFFDMLVQVTENISAAAAAFQKGLESYHSGEQLYAVIKPFEDNGDELTHQIIRALNAAYMTPIDREDILALATTLDDILDGLEAASNRFDMFHIEAVDSFMLDFAANIVECSVQLEQAMKALNKKKMLEIRQYTVRLNELENVGDKLMRDSVKSLFARTTDPVEIIRLKEVYEMLEGVSDSCEDVADILESIVMTNA